In Sphingobacterium sp. R2, the genomic stretch AGCTGTGGTCTGATATTCCGGCAGGTAGCTTACAGTAGCATGGTCTGCACAAATCACGAACACGGTGTTGTTGTACCACGGCATTTTAGATGCTGTGGCAAAAAATTCGCGCAGCGCATTATCGGTATATCCGATGGGCTCTTGTACAGGCAAAGGTCCTTTGGGAAATTTTCCCTGATATTTTTCGGGTACTTTAAAGGGATGATGTGAGGATAATGAGAAGAAACTGGCGAAAAATGGCTGATGAAAAGTATTGATCTTGTTTGCTACAAACTGCAAAAAAGGTTCATCCCAAATTCCCCATATGCCATCAAAGTCCGCATCATTGTTATATTCATTCTTACCAAAATAATGCTGAATGCCGGCCAATTTCATATAAGCCGAAAATCCCATACTTCCATTAGGTGCGCCGTGGAAAAATGCCGTCTCATACCCCTTCTTACCCAACAGCTTCGCTAAGCTCGTGGTTTCATTGCCCGAATATATCGAAAGTACAAAAGGTTCACCTATCGAAGGAATGCCGGTAATCACGGATGGTAATGCATCAATTGACTTACGCCCATTGGCATACGTATCTGTAAAAGTGTACGCATGGCGGATCAATGAATCCAAAAAAGGCGTGTAACCTTTGTACTTTCCACCTTGAATATCTTTGTTCAATTCACCAAAATGCTCTTTTGCAAAACTTTCCAAAATCAGAACGACGACATTCTTCTTTGTAAAAGGCTGTTCCTTTTTGGGTAGATGAATAGGATTGTATATCTGTTGAAGCTCCTGTTCGGAATAATAATGCACCGGTTTAAGACTGACAGCCTTTAATGTTTTTAATATACTAAATGGCGTGTTCAGTACGATATTCATTTCCTCTGGAGTTTCCACATAATCTCCGGCATTGCTTAACGTAATGGGACGCGTGCTATGGGCCCATCCTCCACGTACCCCGCCGATGAAAAGAAAGGCGGTCAATAGAAACAAAGGTACTTGGATCAAAAATGACTTCCAGTTATATTTCGTGATCTTTTCCAGCTGAATAAGCTGATAGGATCTCATCAGGCCATACACGATAAGAGCCAATAGTACGATAAGATACCAATAGTCCAAACAAAAATCAAAGGCTAGCTTCACCAAGTTAGATTCATTTGAAAATTGATCGATTACTGTGCCCGTGGTTCTTTTGAGTGTAAAGGGATAATAGGCAAAATCAATCAGGTTCAAGGCTATTCCGATTGAATTGACCACAACGAATATCCATTTGGCAACTTGCTGATAAATCCGGTTATCCTTAAACGGTCCCGGGACAGTCATCA encodes the following:
- a CDS encoding LTA synthase family protein, with translation MKLKGVLAPYFAVAIRFIFLLVIYALLRLGFYGSNASLFPHVDAGKLLVMFAGGVRFDIVALLYLNILYIVMMTVPGPFKDNRIYQQVAKWIFVVVNSIGIALNLIDFAYYPFTLKRTTGTVIDQFSNESNLVKLAFDFCLDYWYLIVLLALIVYGLMRSYQLIQLEKITKYNWKSFLIQVPLFLLTAFLFIGGVRGGWAHSTRPITLSNAGDYVETPEEMNIVLNTPFSILKTLKAVSLKPVHYYSEQELQQIYNPIHLPKKEQPFTKKNVVVLILESFAKEHFGELNKDIQGGKYKGYTPFLDSLIRHAYTFTDTYANGRKSIDALPSVITGIPSIGEPFVLSIYSGNETTSLAKLLGKKGYETAFFHGAPNGSMGFSAYMKLAGIQHYFGKNEYNNDADFDGIWGIWDEPFLQFVANKINTFHQPFFASFFSLSSHHPFKVPEKYQGKFPKGPLPVQEPIGYTDNALREFFATASKMPWYNNTVFVICADHATVSYLPEYQTTAGGFQIPIIFYAPGDNLVGKADKLVQQIDIMPTILNYLHYDEPYFAFGSDAFKSGKDNFVLNNNSGSYNLYYKDYMMSYDGLKVTSFYDLKKDRLMKQDLLKQHPAVLDTMETKMKAFIQQYNNRMIENKLTFKK